From the Planctomycetota bacterium genome, the window GTGGAAGGGGGAGTTCGACGCCCCGGCCGGCCTGGGCGGTGTGGCGTTCGGCACCGCCGGAGGCCCGGAGCCCACGACTTTCCACGAGCCGTTCACTGGCACGAATTCCTGGTTGTTTGCGAAGCAGAAGCTGGTTCTGCCCGAGGCGGGACGCTACTACCTTGTGGGGTATCTGCCCGACCGCGGCGAGGGGAAGTTCTGGCTCGCCTTCGGGCATAAGGAGGCGTATGGCCTTGGGGACTGGTTGCGGCTGCCTGGCTGGATTGCGAAGGTGAGGCGATTCCACGAGGTCGGTGGCGTGCCACGATGGGTCTGGGTTATCGGCGCGCTGGGAGTTGCTGTCGCAGTGTGGTGAAGAGGACGCCCGCTCTGTGCGGCGGCGGAGAACGAGACGTGAGACTTGGCACAAGAAGTGCCGTAGCCCTTGGGATATGCCTGGCGGCCTGCTTCGGGGCGGCGGCCCTCGGCGCCCTGTTCACCGGGCCGGCTGTGAGAACCTGGTATCAGGAGATACGCAGGCCGGCGTTCTCGCCGCCCGACTGGGTTTTCGGCCCCGTGTGGACGGTTCTCTACACGATGATGGCGGTGGCGGCCTGGCTGGTGTGGCGGAAGGCGGACGCGCCGGGGCGCGCAGCAGCGCTGGTGCTCTTTGGGGTTCAGCTCGCGCTCAATGCCGCCTGGTCGCCGATCTTCTTCGGCCTGAGGAGCTTCGGCGGGGCGCTCGCGGACATCGTGGCGCTCTGGCTTGCCATCGTCGCCTCGCTCGTGGCCTTCTGGCGTATCTCGATGCCTGCGGGCGTTCTCCTGGCTCCCTACC encodes:
- a CDS encoding tryptophan-rich sensory protein, with product MRLGTRSAVALGICLAACFGAAALGALFTGPAVRTWYQEIRRPAFSPPDWVFGPVWTVLYTMMAVAAWLVWRKADAPGRAAALVLFGVQLALNAAWSPIFFGLRSFGGALADIVALWLAIVASLVAFWRISMPAGVLLAPYLAWVSFAAVLNVAIWRLNP